One genomic segment of Hordeum vulgare subsp. vulgare chromosome 2H, MorexV3_pseudomolecules_assembly, whole genome shotgun sequence includes these proteins:
- the LOC123428058 gene encoding probable amino acid permease 7 translates to MAPSHRGGQPQPFGLAASPELDDDGRVARTGNLWTCVAHIITGVIGAGVLALSWSVAQLGWVAGPVAMVCFAAVTYVSAVLLSHCYRSPAPAEAGAGGLEEQASPSPSLGKTRRNYTYMGAVRALLGRKHTYVCGSLQYLYLYGIGVAYTITTATCIGAIKKANCYHDHGRGAARCTSDDQEQHLFMLLFGVAQLVLSFIPNFHSMAWLSVVAAVMSFTYSTIGLGLGLSKTIGDGVVRGSVAGVPMHTPMQKVWRVSQAIGDIAFAYPYSIVLLEIQDTLRSSPPEGETLRKGNVMAMLATTFFYLCVGCFGYAAFGNAATPGNLLTGFGFYEPYWLVDFANACIVLHILGGYQFFSQQIFTVWDRWLAARFPESAFVCRTYAVRLVPGLPRYGLNLQRVCFRTAYVASTTALAVVFPYFNEVLGLLGALIFWPLIIYLPVEMYCVQRRVRAWTPTWVALQAFSVACFAVGTFAFIGCVQGIVQKRLGSS, encoded by the exons ATGGCGCCCTCGCACCGCGGCGGCCAGCCCCAGCCCTTCGGCCTCGCGGCGTCGCCCGAGCTCGACGACGACGGCCGCGTCGCCCGGACGGGGAACCTGTGGACGTGCGTGGCGCACATCATCACCGGCGTCATCGGGGCCGGCGTGCTCGCGCTCTCATGGAGCGTCGCGCAGCTCGGCTGGGTGGCCGGCCCCGTCGCCATGGTCTGCTTCGCCGCCGTCACCTACGTCTCCGCCGTCCTCCTCTCCCACTGCTACCGGTCCCCCGCCCCCGCCGAAGCCGGCGCCGGCGGCCTGGAAGAGCaggcgtcgccgtcgccgtcgctggGCAAGACGCGGCGGAACTACACCTACATGGGCGCCGTCCGGGCGCTCCTCGGCAGGAAGCACACCTACGTCTGCGGCTCCCTCCAGTACCTATACCTCTACGGGATCGGCGTCGCCTACACCATCACCACCGCCACCTGCATCGG CGCGATCAAGAAGGCCAACTGCTAccacgaccacgggcgcggcgccgCCCGCTGCACCTCGGACGACCAGGAGCAGCACCTGTTCATGCTGCTCTTCGGGGTCGCGCAGCTGGTGCTCTCCTTCATCCCCAACTTCCACAGCATGGCGTGGCTCTCCGTCGTGGCCGCAGTCATGTCCTTCACCTACTCCACCATCGGCCTCGGCCTCGGCCTCTCCAAGACCATAG GCGACGGCGTGGTCCGAGGGAGCGTCGCCGGCGTGCCGATGCACACGCCGATGCAGAAGGTCTGGCGGGTGTCGCAGGCCATCGGCGACATCGCGTTCGCGTACCCGTActccatcgtgctgctggagatacaGGACACGCTGCGGTCGTCGCCGCCTGAGGGGGAGACGCTTCGGAAGGGGAACGTGATGGCGATGCTGGCCACCACCTTCTTCTACCTCTGCGTGGGCTGCTTCGGCTACGCGGCCTTCGGCAACGCGGCGACGCCGGGGAACTTGCTCACCGGCTTCGGCTTCTACGAGCCATACTGGCTCGTCGACTTCGCCAACGCCTGCATCGTGCTCCACATCCTCGGCGGCTACCAGTTCTTCAGCCAGCAGATCTTCACGGTGTGGGACCGGTGGCTGGCGGCGAGGTTCCCGGAGAGCGCGTTCGTGTGCCGGACCTACGCCGTGAGGCTGGTGCCGGGCCTGCCGCGGTACGGGCTGAACCTGCAGCGGGTGTGCTTCCGGACGGCGTACGTGGCGAGCACGACGGCGCTGGCCGTGGTGTTCCCCTACTTCAACGAGGTGCTGGGCCTGCTGGGCGCGCTCATCTTCTGGCCGCTCATCATCTACCTCCCCGTCGAGATGTACTGCGTGCAGCGCCGGGTCCGGGCGTGGACGCCGACGTGGGTCGCGCTGCAGGCATTCAGCGTCGCATGCTTCGCCGTCGGCACCTTCGCCTTCATCGGCTGCGTCCAGGGCATCGTCCAAAAGAGGCTCGGCTCCTCCTAG